From the Candidatus Atribacteria bacterium genome, the window GATTTATATACTTGAACCTTTAGCCTGGCCATTCACGGTTATACATGCTCCTTTTATCATTGCCCTATTCTTGAGTGGATTATTTGCAGCATTTGCAGCATTAATAATCGGATTGCCCGTATTAAGGCTGAAAGGGGATTATTTAGGCATAGCTACTTTGGGTTTTGCGGAAATTATTAGAATTATTGCCAATAATCTCCCCAACATAACCAATGGAGCATTGGGAATTAAAGGGATCCCGGAATTTACTAATCTTTGGTGGTCAGTAGGGGTAGCTGTTGTTACCATTTATATAATTAAAGGATTAATTGATAGCAGTTATGGCAGAGCATTGATGGCAATCAGGGAAAATGAAATAGCTGCTGAGGTTATTGGGATTAATTTGACTTATCATAAAGTCATGTCTTTTACCATTAGCGCTTTTTTTGCCGGGGTTGCTGGAGGATTATTTGCCTGTCTGCTAACAACCATAGACCCAAAGGCATTTATGTTTGTCATGACTTTTAATATTTTGATTGTGGTAGTGATGGGCGGATTAGGTAGTATTACCGGAACAGTTTTGGCCGCCTTTTTATTTAATTTCTTTCTGGAATATCTACGTCCCATAGAAGCAGGTTTCCAAATTGGACCAGTTACCATGCCTGCGATACCTGGTTTAAGGATGGTCACTTTCTCAGTTTTACTATTGATTATTATCCTGTACAAGCAAAAGGGATTATTGGGAGGATTTGAGTTCTCCTGGGAAGGATTTTTTCACTTTTTTAACAAATTATCCACAAATAAAAAATCTTCTGAAGGGAGTACTAAGTAATGGAATTATTAAATATCGATAATATCACTATGAAGTTTGGTGGTTTGACAGCAGTGAATAATTTCAAGCTGAAAATTATCCCTGGAGAGCTCATTGGATTAATCGGTCCAAACGGTGCGGGAAAGACGACCGTCTTTAATATGATTACTGGAATATATACACCAACGATGAATAAGATTTATTTTCAAGATAGAGATATAACGGGAATGAAACCTGACAAAATTGCCAAAGCAGGCATTGCCCGAACTTTCCAGAATATGAGGCTTATGGATAACCTGACCGTAATCGACAATGTCATGATTGGTTTTCATCTTCACTTACAATCAAACCTTACCTCCGCCATTTTTAAATTTCCTAATTATGTCCGTGAAGAAGAAAGTATTTATCATAAGTCAATGGAATTATTAGAGAAGGTAGAATTAGAACACTGTAAACTGGAGAAAGCAGGAAGTCTTCCTTATGGTCAGCAGAGGAAATTGGAGATTGTCCGGGCTTTAGCTACCGGACCCAAGTTATTGCTCTTAGATGAGCCGGCAGCCGGAATGAATCCTCAGGAAACCAAAGAGTTGATGGGTTTTAT encodes:
- a CDS encoding branched-chain amino acid ABC transporter permease, which produces IYILEPLAWPFTVIHAPFIIALFLSGLFAAFAALIIGLPVLRLKGDYLGIATLGFAEIIRIIANNLPNITNGALGIKGIPEFTNLWWSVGVAVVTIYIIKGLIDSSYGRALMAIRENEIAAEVIGINLTYHKVMSFTISAFFAGVAGGLFACLLTTIDPKAFMFVMTFNILIVVVMGGLGSITGTVLAAFLFNFFLEYLRPIEAGFQIGPVTMPAIPGLRMVTFSVLLLIIILYKQKGLLGGFEFSWEGFFHFFNKLSTNKKSSEGSTK
- a CDS encoding ABC transporter ATP-binding protein, which codes for MELLNIDNITMKFGGLTAVNNFKLKIIPGELIGLIGPNGAGKTTVFNMITGIYTPTMNKIYFQDRDITGMKPDKIAKAGIARTFQNMRLMDNLTVIDNVMIGFHLHLQSNLTSAIFKFPNYVREEESIYHKSMELLEKVELEHCKLEKAGSLPYGQQRKLEIVRALATGPKLLLLDEPAAGMNPQETKELMGFIQKIQDDFDLTIFLIEHDMKVVMGICRRILVMDYGVTIAEGNPAEIQGNPEVIKAYLGVDVDYA